The window ACATACTCTAGATATTGAGAATTATTGATCATCAGATAGCATTCAGaatgtgcaaggcactgtacagacgCACAcactatctcacacacacacactcacacatacatgcatgcacacagagaCTTTTCTTCATCAACATTAAGACCTCTGTAACATACGGAGGGGGAGATAAAGGAACACAAACCAAAATATGGACCATTTTCCCCTGCCATTATATGCATCTGTTATGTGTTAAATACATGCATATCAGCTCTACCCGATGGTCCATTGTTCCTTGGTGGTGTTGATCTTGAGGACGGGTGTGAAGCAGGAATGGGGAGTGGGCTGGTTCAGGGGGGCTGTTCTATATTATGAATGCAGCGTGGGAAACACAGACGGGTGGTTGCTCCGTCCCTGGCAGAGTGGAGGAGATAGGAGACAACACGAGAATAGAAAAGTGTGGATCAGTAAGGAGATGGAGCCGTGAAGGACCCTTAAGATAAGGACAAGGACCCTGTGGAGGGATTTTGTGCTTTGGAGGTGTGAGAAGGGCCATGTGGACCAGAGTGGAGGAGGTTGCCGGAACCAAGGCTGGAGATGATGAGGAGATGGAGATGGAGGAGAGCTTTTGTTGTGTAGATAGAAGGGTAGGATCTTAGGAACATGATGGAGAGTGATGTGACAGCACACACCCTGCACAAGCAGGTTGGAGGAGTCAAAGACGTCTGGCAGGTCGTAGCCCTGAGTGACTGCGAGGCTGCAGGTGTTGTCAGCAGTGATAGAgatcggggaggggagagggatggCAAGAAAGGCAATGAgttcatccccctcccctccctactCCCCAGCGTAAGAGAGAGTAGGCTAGGGTCAGTGGGGCTTCCCTCGGAATTCAGTCCCTACTCAACCTTGGTCAGAAATACCCTAACCATGTTGTAAAGCCCATATCCACTGTCCCAACATCTCACTTGGTCAAGTGTTGGAGTCAGGGAGTGGGTCGCTGTCTGAGGGAGGGAAGGGTTTTGCTAAGTCCTAGTCTATCTGGTTCTGGCTGATTTGCTTGATATGTTTTGTGGGCTGGGGCCAATCCAGGTTGATCTTACACAAGTGCCTAACTCTCCAAAATAGCAAAATAGAATTTGAAATCTGAAAGCTGCAGATGTAAATGAAGTACAAAGTTCATCGTGTCTCCCCCAGGCACTCAGGTACCATGGTGATGGCACTGAAAGAAATGCTCATGATAACACAAAAGGTAATGCAAAGGTATGCGGGGAAAATGGAAAGTCTTCTGAAAAAAAGagttggtgtcacagacctgatGTATTGAGCCAACTCCAGACCTGATAGAAGTGGCCTGTTGAAATAATAGAATGGTAGATTTTTAAGGCAAGAAGGGTCCATCATGGCCATCTAGCCTGACTTCCTGCATACCACAGGCCAAAGAAACCACCCGATGATTCCTGCATGcagcccagtaacttgtggttgagctagaAAATCTCTCTGAGAACATCCAATCTCTATCGAAAGACCCCGAGCCATGGAGAACTTACTAAGCCTCTGATGGTTCTCTTGAACTGGTTAATTCCATCTTAGCTCCAGTAGCACAGTTGAATCTTATTCACAGTTCGCATTCTGAAGGCTTCGACTTCCAGCCACTAGACTTTGTTATGCCTTTGCCTGACAGATTCAAGAGTCCTGCAGTAGCTGATACCTTATCACTTTGCAGTTACACCCCTGCATCCAGGCTTTCGTTACTTTGAGCTCCTCGATATTTACCACCCAATCAATGTTTCTGTCAGCTCCAGACCTTGTCATCCATTCTCAAAGGAGTTGGACCCCGTGAGCCAGACCCATGTATATAGTGTCTGTTCACCATCTTCTATGTTTTATTGACAGGACAGATGTTGATGTGAAACTTGCAGAGGATGCTCCTGCAGGGCAACCAGTCATCTGCCAATGGCACCGGCTCTGATCCAGCCGTGTTCTTCCTGACGGCCGTTCCGGGGCTGGAAGCTCTGCacctctggatctccatccccttctgctcaGTGTTCACCGTGGCCCTTCTAGGAAACTGCACCCTCCTGTATGTTATCAAGACAGAGCCCTCCCTGCACAAGCACATGCTCCATTTCCTTGCCATGCTGGCCGTGATCAATCTGCTTTTATCCACAACCACCATGCCGAAAatactgagcatcttctggtttaaTTCCAGGGAGATCAGCTTTAACGCCTGCCTGGTACAGATGTTTTTCCTTCACTCATCCTCCATCATGCAGTCTACTCTGCTGCTGGCCATGGCCTTCGACAGGTATGTGGCCATTTGCAATCCCCTCAGGTACACCACCATCCTGACCAATTCAGTGATAGCAAAGATCAGGCTGGCAGCTTTGGCCCGGGCTGTTCTGCTAATGgtccccctgcccttcctcctcagGAGGCTGCCCTACTGTCAGTCCCATGTCATCTCCCATTGCTGCTGTCAGCACATGgctgtggtgaagctggcctgtgCCGACACCAGCTTTAATAATGTCTATGGGATCATCGTAACTCTCTTCATCATGGGGCTGGATCTAATGATCATCTCCCTATCGTATGTCAAGATCCTAAGGGCTGCCCTAAGACTGGCATCCGAGAAAGAGCAGTTCAAGGCTTTCAGCACCTGTGGCTCTCACCTTTGCGCCATCTTAGTGGTCTACACACCAGTGGTTCTCTCCTCAACAATACACAGGTTCGGGTGCCATGTCACCACACACGTACACATCCTGTTGGCcagtttctccctcctcttttctcCCATGATGAATCCCATCGTATACGGTGTGGAAACCAAACAGATTCATGACCAGGTGCTTCTCCTGTTCCCAGGAAAAAAACTTCTAGGCTGACCAGGAAGGGGCTGCTGAGTGACCAGGAAGCAGAGGATGCAGGAGAAGTTTTCAAAGTAACTTAGACAGCATTCCTGTgggggctttgtctacactggaatggGTACTCCACCTTTTCTTTACAGAGAGCAATACACCATTCCCTACATGAGCTTAGCGCTGCTGACCGGAAGGTGATCTTGCCCATGACCTTGTCCTGTAACATTGCTATTAAAGATGAGCA of the Gopherus flavomarginatus isolate rGopFla2 chromosome 1, rGopFla2.mat.asm, whole genome shotgun sequence genome contains:
- the LOC127043970 gene encoding olfactory receptor 52K1-like translates to MLLQGNQSSANGTGSDPAVFFLTAVPGLEALHLWISIPFCSVFTVALLGNCTLLYVIKTEPSLHKHMLHFLAMLAVINLLLSTTTMPKILSIFWFNSREISFNACLVQMFFLHSSSIMQSTLLLAMAFDRYVAICNPLRYTTILTNSVIAKIRLAALARAVLLMVPLPFLLRRLPYCQSHVISHCCCQHMAVVKLACADTSFNNVYGIIVTLFIMGLDLMIISLSYVKILRAALRLASEKEQFKAFSTCGSHLCAILVVYTPVVLSSTIHRFGCHVTTHVHILLASFSLLFSPMMNPIVYGVETKQIHDQVLLLFPGKKLLG